The sequence CCTCTCCTGGGTGAATGGGATTTAATTTATCTTCTTTCATTGGCTCACCTCAATGATAATCAACAATCTCGACATCTATAGCATTACCTTCTTCCCATTTAAAGCAAATCCGCCATTGGTTGTTAACTCGAATGCTGTATTGTCCTTCTCTGTCACCAGTCAAACGTTCTAAACGATTCGCTGTTGGAACTCTAAGGTCTTGGAGGGTTTCTGCGCGGTTTAACATTCGTAACTTTCGCAGGGCTACTTGCTGAATTTCTGAAGGAAGTTTCCGCGATCGAGTACGTTCAAAGATTTTTTCAGTTTCTTTATCTTTAAAGTTTCGGATCACTTTTTCGTTGGATCGCTTGAACAGTTCTATTCTAACTTTTGCAGCTGCGATT comes from Halothece sp. PCC 7418 and encodes:
- a CDS encoding type II toxin-antitoxin system RelE/ParE family toxin → MIRNFKDKETEKIFERTRSRKLPSEIQQVALRKLRMLNRAETLQDLRVPTANRLERLTGDREGQYSIRVNNQWRICFKWEEGNAIDVEIVDYH